In Castor canadensis chromosome 11, mCasCan1.hap1v2, whole genome shotgun sequence, a single genomic region encodes these proteins:
- the Tmem94 gene encoding transmembrane protein 94 isoform X13, whose amino-acid sequence MELKEKHLGEPPLALGLSTWKALSVLKEQLEAVLEGHLKERKKCLTWKEAWRSSFLHLGNRCSCFHWPGASLMLLAVLLLLGCCGGQPAGSHGVELVNASALFLLLLLNLVLIGRQDRLKRQEVERRLRGIIDQIQDALRDGKEIKWPNAMYPDLHMPFAPSWSLHWAYRDGHLVNLPVSLLVEGDIIALRPGQESFASLRGIKDDEHIVLEPGDLFPPFSPPPSPRGEVKKGPQNPQQHRLFRVLETPVIDNVRWCLDMALSRPVTALDNERFTVQSVMLHYAVPVVLAGFLITNSLRFMFSAPGVTSWQYTLLQLQVNGMLPILPLLFPVLWVLATACGEARVLAQMSKVSPSSLLAKFSEDTLSSYTEAVSSQEMLRCIWGHFLRVIQGTSPTLSHSASLLHSLGSVTVLCCVDKQGILSWPNPSPETVLFFSGKVEPPHSSHEDLTDDLSTRSFCHPEVEEEPHERDALLAGSMNNTLHLSNEQEHGDWPGDGPKPPEPYSHHKAHGRSKHLSGSNVSFSRDTEGGEEELSKAQPGMEGEPYEAEDFVCDYHLEMLSLSQDQQNPSCIQFDDSNWQLHLTSLKPLGLNVLLNLCNASVTERLCRFSDHLCNIALQESHSAVLPVHVPWGLCELARLIGFTPGAKELFKQENHLALYRLPSAETMKETSLGRPSCVTKRRPPLSHMISLFIKDTATSTEQMLSHGTADVVLEACTDFWDGADIYPLSGSDRKKVLDFYQRACLSGYCSAFAYKPMSCALSSQLNGKCIELVQVPGQSSIFTTCELPGTVPIKQNARRNSWSSDGIGEVLEKEDCMQALSGQIFMGMVSSQYQARLDIVRLIDGLVNACIRFVYFSLEDELKSKVFAEKMGLETGWNCHISLTPNGDMPGSEIPPSSPSHAGSLHDDLNQVSRDDVEGLLLLEEEGHSDLISFQPTDSDIPSFLEDCNRAKLPRGIHQVRPHLQNIDNVPLLVPLFTDCTPETMCEMIKIMQEYGEVTCCLGSSANLRNSCLFLQSDVSIALDPLYPSRCSWETFGYATSTSMAQASDGLSPLQLSGQLNSLPCSLTFRQEETISIIRLIEQARHATNGIRKCFLFLLQCQLTLVVIQFLSCLVQLPPLLSTTDILWLSCFCYPLLSISLLGKPPHSSIMSMATGKNLQSIPKKTQHYFLLCFLLKFSLTISSCLICFGFTLQSFCDSVRARNLTNCSSVMLHSNDDRAPAWFEDFANGLLSAQKLTAALIVLHTVFISITHVHRTKPLWRKSPLTNLWWAVTVPVVLLGQVVQTAVDLQLWTHRDSHIHFGLEDVPLLTWLLGCLSLVLVVVTNEIVKLHEIRVRVRYQKRQKLQFETKLGMNSPF is encoded by the exons ATGGAACTGAAGGAGAAGCATCTG GGAGAGCCCCCCTTGGCCCTGGGCCTGTCCACCTGGAAGGCCCTCAGTGTCCTGAAGGAACAGCTGGAGGCCGTGTTGGAGGGACACCTCAAAGAACGGAAGAAATGTCTCACGTGGAAG GAGGCATGGAGAAGCAGCTTCTTGCACCTGGGTAACCGTTGCTCCTGTTTCCACTGGCCGGGGGCCTCACTCATGCTGCTGGCGGTGCTGCTACTGCTGGGCTGCTGTGGGGGCCAGCCAGCTGGAAG CCACGGGGTGGAGCTTGTGAATGCCTCTGCACTGTTCCTACTGCTGCTTCTCAACCTCGTCCTCATCGGGCGGCAGGATCGGCTGAAGCGCCAGGAAGTGGAGCGCAGGCTCAGAGGGATCATTGACCAAATCCAAG ATGCCCTCAGGGATGGCAAGGAGATCAAGTGGCCAAATGCCATGTATCCTGACCTTCACATGCCCTTTGCACCATCCTGGTCGCTGCACTGGGCCTACAGAGATGGACACCTGGTCAATCTACCAGTCAGCTTGTTGGTAGAAGGAGACATCATAGCCCTAAGGCCTGGCCAGGAATCCTTCGCTTCCCTGAGGGGGATCAAG GATGATGAGCACATTGTCCTGGAGCCAGGTGACCTGTTTCCCCCTTTCTCTCCACCACCCTCTCCCCGGGGAGAAGTGAAGAAAGGGCCACAGAACCCCCAGCAGCACCGGCTCTTCCGTGTCTTGGAGACCCCTGTGATTGACAATGTCAG GTGGTGCTTGGACATGGCTCTGTCCCGCCCAGTCACTGCTTTGGACAATGAAAGGTTCACAGTGCAGTCAGTGATGCTGCATTATGCAGTGCCCGTGGTCCTG GCCGGCTTTCTCATCACCAATTCCCTGCGTTTCATGTTCAGTGCCCCTGGGGTCACTTCTTGGCAGTACACCCTCCTTCAGCTCCAG GTTAATGGCATGCTGCCTATCCTCCCCCTGCTCTTCCCAGTCCTCTGGGTGCTGGCGACTGCCTGTGGAGAAGCCCGTGTCCTAGCCCAGATGAGCAAGGTCTCGCCCAGCTCCCTG TTGGCCAAGTTCTCAGAGGATACTCTCAGCAGCTATACAGAAGCCGTCTCCTCTCAG GAAATGCTGCGCTGCATTTGGGGCCACTTCCTGAGGGTGATCCAAGGGACATCACCAACGCTGAGCCACAGTGCCAGCCTGCTGCACAGCTTGGGCTCCGTCACG GTCCTGTGCTGTGTGGACAAGCAGGGGATCCTGTCATGGCCAAATCCCAGCCCAGAGACTGTGCTGTTCTTCAGTGGGAAAGTGGAACCCCCTCACAGCAGCCATGAGGACCTCACAGATGACCTGTCCACCCGCTCCTTCTGCCATCCTGAGGTAGAGGAGGAG CCCCATGAACGAGATGCCCTTCTTGCTGGCTCCATGAACAATACCCTGCACCTTTCCAACGAGCAGGAGCATGGCGACTGGCCTGGTGATGGCCCCAAGCCCCCTGAGCCCTACTCTCACCACAAGGCGCACGGCCGCAGCAAACACCTGTCCGGCTCCAACGTGAGCTTCAGCAGGGACACTGAGGGTGGCGAGGAAGAGCTCAGCAAG GCCCAGCCTGGGATGGAAGGGGAACCCTATGAGGCTGAGGACTTTGTGTGCGACTACCACCTGGAGATGCTGAGCCTGTCCCAGGACCAGCAGAACCCCTCCTGCATCCAGTTCGATGACTCCAATTGGCAGCTGCACCTCACCTCCCTCAAGCCTCTAGGGCTCAATGTGCTGCTGAACCTGTGCAATGCCAGTGTCACCGAGCGCCTGTGCCGCTTCTCCGACCACCTGTGCAACATTGCCCTGCAGGAGAGCCACAGCGCTGTGCTGCCCGTGCACGTGCCCTGGGGCCTCTGTGAGCTGGCCCGCCTCATCG GCTTCACTCCAGGGGCCAAGGAGCTCTTCAAGCAGGAAAATCATCTTGCACTGTACCGCCTCCCAAGTGCCGAGACCATGAAGGAGACCTCGCTGGGGCGACCCTCCTGTGTCACCAAGCGGCGCCCCCCCCTCAGCCACATGATCAGCCTCTTCATCAAGGACACTGCCACCA GCACAGAACAGATGCTGTCCCATGGCACGGCTGATGTGGTCTTGGAGGCCTGCACAGACTTCTGGGATGGGGCTGACATCTACCCTCTTTCTGGTTCTGACAG AAAGAAAGTGCTGGATTTCTATCAGCGAGCCTGCCTGTCTGGTTATTGCTCTGCCTTTGCCTACAAGCCTATGAGCTGTGCTCTGTCCTCCCAGCTCAATGGCAAGTGCATTGAGCTGGTGCAGGTGCCTGGTCAGAGCAGTATCTTCACTACATGTGAGCTGCCCGGCACCGTCCCCATCAAACAGAATGCTCGCCGAAACAGCTGGAGCTCTGACG GGATCGGGGAAGTGCTGGAGAAGGAAGACTGCATGCAGGCCCTGAGCGGTCAGATCTTCATGGGCATGGTGTCCTCCCAGTACCAGGCTCGACTGGACATCGTGCGCCTCATCGATGGGCTGGTCAACGCCTGCATCCGCTTTGTCTACTTTTCTTTGGAGGATGAGCTCAAAAGCAAG GTGTTTGCAGAAAAGATGGGCCTGGAGACAGGCTGGAACTGCCACATCTCCCTTACACCCAATGGTGACATGCCTGGCTCTGAGATCCCCCCTTCCAGCCCCAGCCATGCAGGCTCCCTACATGATGATCTGAATCAGG TGTCCCGGGATGATGTGGAAGGGCTTCTCCTACTGGAGGAGGAGGGTCACTCGGACCTCATCAGCTTCCAGCCTACAGACAGTGACATCCCCAGCTTTCTGGAGGACTGCAACCGG GCCAAACTACCCCGGGGTATCCACCAGGTGCGGCCCCATCTACAGAACATTGACAATGTGCCCCTGCTGGTGCCCCTCTTCACTGACTGTACCCCTGAGA CCATGTGTGAGATGATAAAGATCATGCAGGAGTATGGGGAGGTGACCTGCTGCCTGGGTAGCTCTGCCAACCTGCGGAACAGCTGCCTGTTCCTCCAGAGTGATGTCAG CATTGCCCTGGATCCCCTGTACCCATCCCGCTGCTCCTGGGAGACCTTTGGCTACGCCACCAGCACCAGCATGGCCCAGGCCTCAGATGGCCTGTCTCCCCTGCAGCTGTCAGGGCAGCTCAACAGCCTGCCCTGCTCCCTGACCTTCCGCCAGGAGGAGACCATCAGCATCATCCGGCTCATTGAGCAG GCTCGGCATGCCACCAATGGCATCCGTAAGTGCTTCCTCTTCCTGCTGCAGTGCCAGCTGACCCTCGTGGTCATCCAG TTCCTTTCTTGCCTGGTCCAGCTGCCACCTCTCCTGAGTACCACAGACATCCTATGGCTGTCCTGCTTTTGCTACCCTTTGCTCAG CATCTCTCTGCTGGGGAAACCACCTCATAGCTCCATCATGTCTATGGCAACAGGGAAAAACCTTCAGTCCATTCCTAAGAAG ACCCAGCACTACTTCCTGCTCTGCTTCTTGCTGAAGTTCAGCCTCACCATCAGCTCGTGCCTCATCTGCTTTGGCTTCACACTGCAGAGCTTCTGTGACAGTGTCCGGGCCCGCAACCTCACCAACTGCTCTTCAGTCATGCTGCACAG CAATGATGATAGGGCTCCAGCTTGGTTTGAAGACTTTGCCAATGGGCTGCTGTCGGCTCAGAAGCTCACTGCCGCCCTGATTGTCCTGCACACTG TTTTCATCTCGATAACCCATGTGCATCGCACCAAGCCCCTATGGAGAAAGAGCCCCTTGACAAACCTCTGGTGGGCTGTGACTGTGCCTGTAGT GTTGCTGGGTCAGGTGGTCCAGACGGCTGTTGACCTGCAGCTGTGGACACACAGGGACAGCCACATCCACTTTGGCCTGGAGGATGTGCCCCTGCTGACATGGCTCCTGGGCTGCTTATCCTTGGTCCTTGTGGTGGTCACCAACGAGATCGTAAAGCTGCATGAGATTCG GGTTCGAGTCCGCTATCAGAAGCGACAGAAGCTGCAGTTTGAAACTAAGCTGGGCATGAATTCTCCCTTCTGA
- the Tmem94 gene encoding transmembrane protein 94 isoform X17, with translation MELKEKHLGEPPLALGLSTWKALSVLKEQLEAVLEGHLKERKKCLTWKEAWRSSFLHLGNRCSCFHWPGASLMLLAVLLLLGCCGGQPAGSHGVELVNASALFLLLLLNLVLIGRQDRLKRQEVERRLRGIIDQIQDALRDGKEIKWPNAMYPDLHMPFAPSWSLHWAYRDGHLVNLPVSLLVEGDIIALRPGQESFASLRGIKDDEHIVLEPGDLFPPFSPPPSPRGEVKKGPQNPQQHRLFRVLETPVIDNVRWCLDMALSRPVTALDNERFTVQSVMLHYAVPVVLAGFLITNSLRFMFSAPGVTSWQYTLLQLQVNGMLPILPLLFPVLWVLATACGEARVLAQMSKVSPSSLLAKFSEDTLSSYTEAVSSQEMLRCIWGHFLRVIQGTSPTLSHSASLLHSLGSVTVLCCVDKQGILSWPNPSPETVLFFSGKVEPPHSSHEDLTDDLSTRSFCHPEVEEEPHERDALLAGSMNNTLHLSNEQEHGDWPGDGPKPPEPYSHHKAHGRSKHLSGSNVSFSRDTEGGEEELSKAQPGMEGEPYEAEDFVCDYHLEMLSLSQDQQNPSCIQFDDSNWQLHLTSLKPLGLNVLLNLCNASVTERLCRFSDHLCNIALQESHSAVLPVHVPWGLCELARLIGFTPGAKELFKQENHLALYRLPSAETMKETSLGRPSCVTKRRPPLSHMISLFIKDTATSTEQMLSHGTADVVLEACTDFWDGADIYPLSGSDRKKVLDFYQRACLSGYCSAFAYKPMSCALSSQLNGKCIELVQVPGQSSIFTTCELPGTVPIKQNARRNSWSSDGIGEVLEKEDCMQALSGQIFMGMVSSQYQARLDIVRLIDGLVNACIRFVYFSLEDELKSKVFAEKMGLETGWNCHISLTPNGDMPGSEIPPSSPSHAGSLHDDLNQVSRDDVEGLLLLEEEGHSDLISFQPTDSDIPSFLEDCNRAKLPRGIHQVRPHLQNIDNVPLLVPLFTDCTPETMCEMIKIMQEYGEVTCCLGSSANLRNSCLFLQSDVSIALDPLYPSRCSWETFGYATSTSMAQASDGLSPLQLSGQLNSLPCSLTFRQEETISIIRLIEQFLSCLVQLPPLLSTTDILWLSCFCYPLLSISLLGKPPHSSIMSMATGKNLQSIPKKTQHYFLLCFLLKFSLTISSCLICFGFTLQSFCDSVRARNLTNCSSVMLHSNDDRAPAWFEDFANGLLSAQKLTAALIVLHTVFISITHVHRTKPLWRKSPLTNLWWAVTVPVVLLGQVVQTAVDLQLWTHRDSHIHFGLEDVPLLTWLLGCLSLVLVVVTNEIVKLHEIRVRVRYQKRQKLQFETKLGMNSPF, from the exons ATGGAACTGAAGGAGAAGCATCTG GGAGAGCCCCCCTTGGCCCTGGGCCTGTCCACCTGGAAGGCCCTCAGTGTCCTGAAGGAACAGCTGGAGGCCGTGTTGGAGGGACACCTCAAAGAACGGAAGAAATGTCTCACGTGGAAG GAGGCATGGAGAAGCAGCTTCTTGCACCTGGGTAACCGTTGCTCCTGTTTCCACTGGCCGGGGGCCTCACTCATGCTGCTGGCGGTGCTGCTACTGCTGGGCTGCTGTGGGGGCCAGCCAGCTGGAAG CCACGGGGTGGAGCTTGTGAATGCCTCTGCACTGTTCCTACTGCTGCTTCTCAACCTCGTCCTCATCGGGCGGCAGGATCGGCTGAAGCGCCAGGAAGTGGAGCGCAGGCTCAGAGGGATCATTGACCAAATCCAAG ATGCCCTCAGGGATGGCAAGGAGATCAAGTGGCCAAATGCCATGTATCCTGACCTTCACATGCCCTTTGCACCATCCTGGTCGCTGCACTGGGCCTACAGAGATGGACACCTGGTCAATCTACCAGTCAGCTTGTTGGTAGAAGGAGACATCATAGCCCTAAGGCCTGGCCAGGAATCCTTCGCTTCCCTGAGGGGGATCAAG GATGATGAGCACATTGTCCTGGAGCCAGGTGACCTGTTTCCCCCTTTCTCTCCACCACCCTCTCCCCGGGGAGAAGTGAAGAAAGGGCCACAGAACCCCCAGCAGCACCGGCTCTTCCGTGTCTTGGAGACCCCTGTGATTGACAATGTCAG GTGGTGCTTGGACATGGCTCTGTCCCGCCCAGTCACTGCTTTGGACAATGAAAGGTTCACAGTGCAGTCAGTGATGCTGCATTATGCAGTGCCCGTGGTCCTG GCCGGCTTTCTCATCACCAATTCCCTGCGTTTCATGTTCAGTGCCCCTGGGGTCACTTCTTGGCAGTACACCCTCCTTCAGCTCCAG GTTAATGGCATGCTGCCTATCCTCCCCCTGCTCTTCCCAGTCCTCTGGGTGCTGGCGACTGCCTGTGGAGAAGCCCGTGTCCTAGCCCAGATGAGCAAGGTCTCGCCCAGCTCCCTG TTGGCCAAGTTCTCAGAGGATACTCTCAGCAGCTATACAGAAGCCGTCTCCTCTCAG GAAATGCTGCGCTGCATTTGGGGCCACTTCCTGAGGGTGATCCAAGGGACATCACCAACGCTGAGCCACAGTGCCAGCCTGCTGCACAGCTTGGGCTCCGTCACG GTCCTGTGCTGTGTGGACAAGCAGGGGATCCTGTCATGGCCAAATCCCAGCCCAGAGACTGTGCTGTTCTTCAGTGGGAAAGTGGAACCCCCTCACAGCAGCCATGAGGACCTCACAGATGACCTGTCCACCCGCTCCTTCTGCCATCCTGAGGTAGAGGAGGAG CCCCATGAACGAGATGCCCTTCTTGCTGGCTCCATGAACAATACCCTGCACCTTTCCAACGAGCAGGAGCATGGCGACTGGCCTGGTGATGGCCCCAAGCCCCCTGAGCCCTACTCTCACCACAAGGCGCACGGCCGCAGCAAACACCTGTCCGGCTCCAACGTGAGCTTCAGCAGGGACACTGAGGGTGGCGAGGAAGAGCTCAGCAAG GCCCAGCCTGGGATGGAAGGGGAACCCTATGAGGCTGAGGACTTTGTGTGCGACTACCACCTGGAGATGCTGAGCCTGTCCCAGGACCAGCAGAACCCCTCCTGCATCCAGTTCGATGACTCCAATTGGCAGCTGCACCTCACCTCCCTCAAGCCTCTAGGGCTCAATGTGCTGCTGAACCTGTGCAATGCCAGTGTCACCGAGCGCCTGTGCCGCTTCTCCGACCACCTGTGCAACATTGCCCTGCAGGAGAGCCACAGCGCTGTGCTGCCCGTGCACGTGCCCTGGGGCCTCTGTGAGCTGGCCCGCCTCATCG GCTTCACTCCAGGGGCCAAGGAGCTCTTCAAGCAGGAAAATCATCTTGCACTGTACCGCCTCCCAAGTGCCGAGACCATGAAGGAGACCTCGCTGGGGCGACCCTCCTGTGTCACCAAGCGGCGCCCCCCCCTCAGCCACATGATCAGCCTCTTCATCAAGGACACTGCCACCA GCACAGAACAGATGCTGTCCCATGGCACGGCTGATGTGGTCTTGGAGGCCTGCACAGACTTCTGGGATGGGGCTGACATCTACCCTCTTTCTGGTTCTGACAG AAAGAAAGTGCTGGATTTCTATCAGCGAGCCTGCCTGTCTGGTTATTGCTCTGCCTTTGCCTACAAGCCTATGAGCTGTGCTCTGTCCTCCCAGCTCAATGGCAAGTGCATTGAGCTGGTGCAGGTGCCTGGTCAGAGCAGTATCTTCACTACATGTGAGCTGCCCGGCACCGTCCCCATCAAACAGAATGCTCGCCGAAACAGCTGGAGCTCTGACG GGATCGGGGAAGTGCTGGAGAAGGAAGACTGCATGCAGGCCCTGAGCGGTCAGATCTTCATGGGCATGGTGTCCTCCCAGTACCAGGCTCGACTGGACATCGTGCGCCTCATCGATGGGCTGGTCAACGCCTGCATCCGCTTTGTCTACTTTTCTTTGGAGGATGAGCTCAAAAGCAAG GTGTTTGCAGAAAAGATGGGCCTGGAGACAGGCTGGAACTGCCACATCTCCCTTACACCCAATGGTGACATGCCTGGCTCTGAGATCCCCCCTTCCAGCCCCAGCCATGCAGGCTCCCTACATGATGATCTGAATCAGG TGTCCCGGGATGATGTGGAAGGGCTTCTCCTACTGGAGGAGGAGGGTCACTCGGACCTCATCAGCTTCCAGCCTACAGACAGTGACATCCCCAGCTTTCTGGAGGACTGCAACCGG GCCAAACTACCCCGGGGTATCCACCAGGTGCGGCCCCATCTACAGAACATTGACAATGTGCCCCTGCTGGTGCCCCTCTTCACTGACTGTACCCCTGAGA CCATGTGTGAGATGATAAAGATCATGCAGGAGTATGGGGAGGTGACCTGCTGCCTGGGTAGCTCTGCCAACCTGCGGAACAGCTGCCTGTTCCTCCAGAGTGATGTCAG CATTGCCCTGGATCCCCTGTACCCATCCCGCTGCTCCTGGGAGACCTTTGGCTACGCCACCAGCACCAGCATGGCCCAGGCCTCAGATGGCCTGTCTCCCCTGCAGCTGTCAGGGCAGCTCAACAGCCTGCCCTGCTCCCTGACCTTCCGCCAGGAGGAGACCATCAGCATCATCCGGCTCATTGAGCAG TTCCTTTCTTGCCTGGTCCAGCTGCCACCTCTCCTGAGTACCACAGACATCCTATGGCTGTCCTGCTTTTGCTACCCTTTGCTCAG CATCTCTCTGCTGGGGAAACCACCTCATAGCTCCATCATGTCTATGGCAACAGGGAAAAACCTTCAGTCCATTCCTAAGAAG ACCCAGCACTACTTCCTGCTCTGCTTCTTGCTGAAGTTCAGCCTCACCATCAGCTCGTGCCTCATCTGCTTTGGCTTCACACTGCAGAGCTTCTGTGACAGTGTCCGGGCCCGCAACCTCACCAACTGCTCTTCAGTCATGCTGCACAG CAATGATGATAGGGCTCCAGCTTGGTTTGAAGACTTTGCCAATGGGCTGCTGTCGGCTCAGAAGCTCACTGCCGCCCTGATTGTCCTGCACACTG TTTTCATCTCGATAACCCATGTGCATCGCACCAAGCCCCTATGGAGAAAGAGCCCCTTGACAAACCTCTGGTGGGCTGTGACTGTGCCTGTAGT GTTGCTGGGTCAGGTGGTCCAGACGGCTGTTGACCTGCAGCTGTGGACACACAGGGACAGCCACATCCACTTTGGCCTGGAGGATGTGCCCCTGCTGACATGGCTCCTGGGCTGCTTATCCTTGGTCCTTGTGGTGGTCACCAACGAGATCGTAAAGCTGCATGAGATTCG GGTTCGAGTCCGCTATCAGAAGCGACAGAAGCTGCAGTTTGAAACTAAGCTGGGCATGAATTCTCCCTTCTGA